The Methanosarcina barkeri MS DNA window CATACAGATTAAGAAATGAGGAAATCAGCCTGAAGCTTGAACTTGAAAAGATATACCTGGACATGAATACCGCAATCCCACTCGGAATTATTGTCAATGAACTGATCTCAAATGCTCTGAAGTATGCTTTTCCAGCCCAAAAAGGTGGAAAAATCCATGTAAGTCTTCATACAACAGAAAAATGTGAAAAAATACATAAAAGTGTCAGAAACTTAGGAACAGAACAAAACTGTATAAATAAAGAAAAATTTCAGTTTATTTTGATAGTATCCGATAATGGAAATGGATTTCCTGAGGAGATCAATCATCAGAATACGGATTCTCTCGGACTCCAGATTGTGAACATTCTTGTTGAACAAATAGAAGGTTACATTGAACTTAAAAGGAATAATGGAACTGAATTCAGCATTTACTTTAACAAATTGGTATAGAGCCCTTTTTATTTACTTTAGCAAATTGAGGCTCTGGTCCAAAATCCAGTGATTTTTGCATTTTTTGATTGAAAATCTGAATTAGTAAGAAAAATATGGTTTGGCTCTTCGTTGTTTTGTATGGCTATCTTCATAATGTTCTCATAAAATCCAGCGTGGTCTTGAATTGAAAATATTATCCATAGAGAATGACGAAGAGCCTATGGTTTTCACTCAAATAAATATTCGATACATAAAGACCTCAATCCCTAAGTTGTATCACAAGGATTGTGACCAATTACAAAATCTAGTGATTTTGAATTTTACATTCATTACTAGATTTTGATACTGAGTCCGCAGGGCCTTTTTGATAAAAGTGATCTTTTCCTTTAGGGGGAGGTTTTTCTGATTGAGGTGAACTTCTCTTCACGTTCATTTCAGTTTTAATATATTTTTCCGGCCGGCGGTCTGCTGAAATCTTCCCCGAGTACGTTTGTTACAAAAAGATAGCTAAAAAACTTGAGTTTATTACTTCGCTCTCCGTGCTAAAAAGGTAGAACTGTCTCCGAGATGAAACCTAAACTCGCCTTCCAGTACGTCTTTTTCTTTTATCCTGACCCAACCACTGCCAAATACATGGTCGCACTCTTCATTTCCTTCCCAGGTGAATTCAAACCTTTTACCATCAACATAATCAACGATCTTTCCGTCTATAAAGCCATAAACTAAACCAAATTGAAAATTCCCCATGTTGTCTGGCTTTATCGTAATATAAGCCTGAACTTCCATGTTGAAATAATCCTCATCCCATAATTCCATCTCATAAATGTGCCATGTCCCTGTGAAGTCCATATTTTTAATTCTTTTTCCTCGAATAAAAACATCGTTATACAATATCATAAACTTGAAATTTAAGGGGACTATTAATTCGGTAAATTGCAGATTTGTAAGAAGCCCTCCGCAGGGCCTTTTTGATAAAAAGTGATCTTTCCCCTTTTGGGAGGGGTTTTCTGATTGAAAATAAACTTTTCTTCCAGTTCAATTCAGTTAAAATATATTTTTCCGGCCGGCGGACTGCTGGAATCTTCCCCAAATACGGTTGTTAAGAAAAGTGAAATCAAAAACCTGCGAATTTTGTAGATTCAAACGAAGTTTATAAGGAGCCCGCTGCAGGTCTTTTTTGATAAAAGTGATCTTTTTCTTTTGGGGAGATTTTTATGATCATTTACATCTCGTCCAATATACGTTTGATATCAGGCTTTGCTTCGGGAATACCCTCTTTAACGGATAGCCAGACTACTTTTAGGTTCACTCCGAAGTAAGCATGAATCAATTTGTCTCGTATCCCTGCCAGATCTTTCCAAGGAACGGAAGGATATTTTTCACGTATTTCAAATGGGACATTCTTTGTTGCTTCGCCAATGATCTCTAGAGCCCTAACTACTGCAAACTGCGTTTTACGATCTTCGGTAAATTCTTCAAATGTCCAGCCGTTGATAAATTCTTCTGCTGCTTCCATTGCATCATAGATATCCTGGATATAGTCTTTTACTTCACGAATTTTAATCCCTCTTCAAACAGCTTCAACTTCACTCAGGATATGTTTACCTATATTCGGCTTCAGTGCATCTTTCATAACAAGGTCTACCTTAATACCCAGAGCATCCGAAAGGTAGTTTTCAAGATTGACAAATTTAAAAATAGTAGGAGTCTTGCTGAACTCAACGAGTATGTCCAGATCACTTCCTGATTTTTGCTCCCCCCTTATGTAAGACCCAAAAATTCCCAGGTAGCTGACGTGGTACTTTTCTTTAAGCTCAGGGAGCATCTCATGGAGTTTCTGGATGTAAGTGTCAGCTTCTTTTCGGTTTTCCGGCATTTTTTCAGGCTCTATTTAGTTTCTTTTTGAGATAATATAGTATTTTGCGGTTGTAGTATTTATAATTACTAAAGAAGGAGGGTGAAATCTTCTTTACATTCAACTCAATTAAAGGCTCTTCGCTGCTTTGTATGGGTTGAAAATAATTGGCTAGTTAGAAAGTATTCCGATCAAATATGAGAACATCAAACATGAATGTGATTTTCAAAAAAACTGTTTTCATATCTGATATATACTACTTCAATATCTAGAAGCTAAATGCAAGTTACCCACTCGAAATAGCGAAGAGCCCAATTAAAATATATTTCTCCGGCCGGCGGACACTGGAATCTTCCCCGAAAACGTTTGTAGATATTGAAAAACTGAAAACCTGTAAGTTTTCTAAATTTAAAAGAGTTTATAAGGAGCCCGTCACAGGGCCTTTTTGATAAAAGTGATCTTCCCCTTTTGGGACTCAGTTCCAAAATCTAGTGATGAATGTATAACTAAAAATCACTAGTGTCGAGTCAATCGTCAAGGATTCAATGATCCCGAATAATTGCAATCGATTTTATACGACATTTTGTGTTTGACTCAACACTAGATTTTGGAACTGATTACAATCCTTGTGATTATGCTTATAGATTGAAGGCTTCACATATCGAATATTAATTTTTATTGGAGACTGAATTCTTTTTAAGAATTTAGATTTTCAATCACGAAATTAAAAAATCACTAGATTTTGGAACAGAGTCCCTTTTGGGAGGATTTTATGATTGAATATGAAAACCTGGTAACCAATTATGTTCCACTAAATCTGTCTGAAAGTAGATCCTCTTACCCATAACAATTTAAGTAAAAAAGCCTTATAACCGATATTTATGCGGTTCAAAATTATCCTTGAGGAAGATGAAGAAGTAGGCGGATTTATTGCCAGTTGCCCGGCTTTAACAGGCTGTTTTTCACAGGGAGATACGGTAGAAAAAGCTATTGAAAATATTAAAGAAGCGATTCAGGCTTGTTTGGAATCTCTGGCGGAAGACGAACTACAGGAATGCATTGGGAAACCTTCCTGCAGAGTAGTTGATGTGGTTGCTTAATGTCTGGACTTCCTGTAATTTCCGGAATGCAGGCAATTAAAGCTTTTTCTAAAGCTGGCTGGCTCCCTCACCGGCAGGTAGGAAGTCACGTTGTCCTGAGAAAAGAAGGCTCTAAAGTTACGCTGACCGTTCCGAAGCACAAAGAACTGAAACCGGGTCTTTTAAGAAATTTGATAAAAGCTTCAGGACTGACAGTGGAAGAATTTGAAGCTCTTTTGAAGTAAGATTTTTGTGATTCAGCCGTTTTACTTCATGAGCTCACTTATGAAGGATCTCTTCTTTCCTCGACATATTAAATCAGTTGAAATATATTTTTTCTGCCGATGGTCTGCTGGAATCTACCTCAAATACATTTGTAGATATTGAAAAACTGAAAACCTGTGAGTTTTCCAAATTTAAAGGAGGTTAGAAGGAGCCCGCCGCAGGGCCTTTTTGAAAAAAGTGATCTTTTCCTTTTGGGGAGATTTTTCTGATTAAAGTGAACCCTTCTCCACGTTCATTTCAGTTTTAATATATTTCTCCGGCCGGCGGACTGCTAAAATCTTCCCCGAGTACGTTTGTTAAGAAACGAGTTATGAAAAGTGAAAGTGAAAACTTCGTGATTTTTGTATCTTTATAAGGGGCATTTTACAGGGCTTCATTAGATTCAGCGATTCTGTGAATAAAATGGGTAGAGAATATTATAATTTACAGAGCTTTCGTTACATTGCCAAATATGGCAGTGTCTCAAATTTGCTGTAAATTTGAAGTCAAGTTTTTGCATAGTATGGAGAAAATTGATCTGCCGATACGGAATTTTCTACCCAATAACTTATTGAGATTTGTGATTTTACAGAAAAATTGGCACACTGCCAATTTGTCACTATTCCTCACTT harbors:
- a CDS encoding HepT-like ribonuclease domain-containing protein yields the protein MEAAEEFINGWTFEEFTEDRKTQFAVVRALEIIGEATKNVPFEIREKYPSVPWKDLAGIRDKLIHAYFGVNLKVVWLSVKEGIPEAKPDIKRILDEM
- a CDS encoding nucleotidyltransferase family protein, with protein sequence MPENRKEADTYIQKLHEMLPELKEKYHVSYLGIFGSYIRGEQKSGSDLDILVEFSKTPTIFKFVNLENYLSDALGIKVDLVMKDALKPNIGKHILSEVEAV
- a CDS encoding type II toxin-antitoxin system HicB family antitoxin, which translates into the protein MRFKIILEEDEEVGGFIASCPALTGCFSQGDTVEKAIENIKEAIQACLESLAEDELQECIGKPSCRVVDVVA
- a CDS encoding type II toxin-antitoxin system HicA family toxin → MSGLPVISGMQAIKAFSKAGWLPHRQVGSHVVLRKEGSKVTLTVPKHKELKPGLLRNLIKASGLTVEEFEALLK